One segment of Tenrec ecaudatus isolate mTenEca1 chromosome 1, mTenEca1.hap1, whole genome shotgun sequence DNA contains the following:
- the LOC142453131 gene encoding succinyl-CoA:3-ketoacid coenzyme A transferase 2, mitochondrial-like has translation MAALRLLSTGRRLCPFIVHGGGPALATTCARCISSSPHRRRPAKFYEDAVEAIKDIPHDATVLVGGFGLCGIPENLIRALLETHVKGLTVVSNTVGMEDFGLGLLLASKQIRRIICSFVGNNTLCEHQYLTGELELELTPQGTLAERIRAGGAGVPAFYTGTGYGTLVQEGGAPIRYYDDGHLAVISKPREVREFHGHHYLLEEAITGDYALVKGWKADREGNVIFRKSARNFNQPMCKAANTTVVEVEEIVDIGSFSPEEIHVPSIYVNRLIKGEKYEKRIEQLIVRKEGEDNQSPVNDLRTRIIKRAALEFEDGMYANLGIGIPLLASSFISPNITVHLQSENGILGLGPYPLKNEVDADLINAGKQTVTVIPGASFFASDESFAMIRGGHLDLTLLGGMQVSKYGDLANWMVPGKKVKGMGGAMDLVSSPKTRVVVTMEHCSKAKEPKIVDKCTMPLTGKRCVNRIITEKAVFNVDPKRGLTLIELWEGLTVDDLKKCTGCAFAVSPDLKPMQQISM, from the coding sequence ATGGCCGCGCTCCGCCTCCTTTCCACTGGGCGAAGGCTCTGCCCCTTCATAGTCCACGGTGGGGGGCCCGCCCTGGCCACAACGTGTGCTCGCTGCATCTCCAGTAGTCCCCACCGCCGCCGGCCAGCCAAATTTTACGAGGATGCGGTAGAGGCCATCAAGGACATCCCTCACGATGCCACGGTCCTGGTGGGCGGGTTTGGGCTCTGTGGAATCCCGGAGAACCTGATCCGGGCCTTGCTGGAGACCCACGTAAAGGGCCTCACCGTGGTCAGCAACACCGTGGGCATGGAGGACTTCGGTCTGGGCCTCTTACTGGCCAGCAAGCAGATCCGCCGAATCATCTGCTCTTTCGTGGGGAACAATACCCTCTGTGAGCACCAGTACTTGACTGGGGAGCTGGAACTGGAGCTGACGCCCCAGGGCACACTGGCCGAGAGGATCCGAGCAGGCGGGGCCGGAGTGCCGGCCTTCTACACCggcacaggctatggcaccctggtCCAGGAAGGAGGTGCACCCATCAGGTACTATGACGATGGCCACTTGGCCGTCATCAGTAAGCCCAGGGAGGTGAGGGAGTTTCATGGCCACCATTATCTTCTGGAGGAAGCCATCACAGGAGATTATGCTTTGGTGAAAGGGTGGAAGGCCGACCGTGAAGGCAACGTTATCTTCAGGAAAAGCGCCCGGAATTTCAATCAGCCTATGTGCAAAGCTGCCAATACCACGGTGGTAGAGGTTGAAGAGATTGTGGACATTGGATCATTTTCCCCAGAGGAAATCCATGTCCCTAGCATTTATGTAAACCGCTTGATAAAGGGAGAGAAGTATGAGAAAAGAATTGAGCAGTTAATTGTCCGAAAAGAAGGGGAGGACAACCAAAGCCCTGTCAATGATTTAAGGACCCGCATCATCAAACGAGCAGCTCTGGAGTTCGAGGACGGCATGTATGCGAATTTGGGCATAGGAATCCCTTTGCTGGCCAGCAGCTTCATCAGCCCCAACATAACTGTCCACCTTCAGAGTGAGAATGGAATCCTGGGCTTGGGGCCGTACCCATTAAAAAATGAGGTAGATGCTGATCTCATCAATGCTGGCAAGCAAACAGTCACTGTTATTCCTGGGGCCTCTTTCTTCGCCAGTGATGAGTCCTTTGCCATGATTCGGGGGGGCCACCTCGATCTGACCTTACTGGGAGGAATGCAGGTTTCCAAATATGGGGACCTGGCCAACTGGATGGTGCCCGGGAAGAAGGTGAAAGGAATGGGAGGTGCCATGGACTTAGTGTCCAGTCCCAAAACCAGAGTGGTGGTCACCATGGAACATTGCTCAAAGGCAAAGGAGCCCAAAATCGTGGACAAGTGTACCATGCCTCTGACAGGGAAGCGCTGTGTGAACCGAATCATCACGGAAAAGGCCGTGTTCAACGTGGACCCCAAGCGGGGACTGACGCTAATAGAGCTCTGGGAAGGCCTGACAGTGGACGACCTCAAAAAGTGCACAGGCTGTGCTTTTGCAGTCTCCCCGGACCTCAAGCCAATGCAGCAAATCTCCATGTAA